A part of Curtobacterium sp. MCLR17_036 genomic DNA contains:
- a CDS encoding RecQ family ATP-dependent DNA helicase yields the protein MNEALRTRATDVFGWRLRPDQESVIDAVLDGRDALAVMPTGSGKSAIYQVAGLELDGIVVVVSPLVALQEDQVVGLEHHEHAPRAVAMNATRKARDVADAWDAVAAGEVGYVFLAPEQLVKDDVIERLHDAGVALVAVDEAHCISSWGHDFRPDYLALGEVVERLGRPPVLALTATGSAPVRDDVVDRLRMRDPFVLASGFDRPGIRLEVVRHAEDADKRAAVVDQVADLDGATVVYVATRAETTEYADALAARGRRAQPYHAGMRVAERESVHTGFLDGDVDVVVATSAFGMGIDKPDVRYVVHADVPESVDAYYQEIGRAGRDAEPALATLHYRAEDFGLRTFFASGSPRPASVRAVFDAVPATGSIPRSAIAEASGLTARTAGRALNALLDAGALRDDVDGVARVPDGPDTADRAARATADRAAERERVEESRIAMMRQLAETTGCRRQFLLGYFGDELPEPCGNCDTCSSGSAHEAAAHVADGSNDAAWPPDSHVEHAEWGTGVVMSTEEDRITVFFESAGYRTLAIADVEERGLLERV from the coding sequence GTGAACGAAGCTCTCCGTACCCGCGCCACCGACGTGTTCGGCTGGCGCCTCCGCCCCGACCAGGAATCCGTCATCGACGCGGTGCTCGACGGGCGAGACGCCCTCGCCGTGATGCCGACCGGCTCGGGGAAGTCCGCGATCTACCAGGTCGCCGGCCTCGAACTCGACGGCATCGTCGTCGTGGTCTCCCCCCTCGTGGCGCTCCAGGAGGACCAGGTCGTCGGACTCGAGCACCACGAGCACGCACCCCGCGCCGTCGCGATGAACGCCACGCGGAAGGCCCGCGACGTCGCCGACGCCTGGGACGCCGTCGCCGCGGGCGAGGTCGGGTACGTCTTCCTGGCCCCGGAGCAGCTCGTCAAGGACGACGTGATCGAACGGCTGCACGACGCCGGTGTCGCGCTGGTCGCCGTCGACGAGGCGCACTGCATCTCGTCCTGGGGCCACGACTTCCGGCCCGACTACCTGGCGCTCGGCGAGGTCGTCGAGCGCCTCGGCCGCCCGCCGGTCCTGGCGTTGACGGCGACGGGCTCCGCGCCCGTCCGCGACGACGTGGTGGACCGGCTCCGCATGCGCGACCCGTTCGTGCTCGCCTCGGGCTTCGACCGCCCCGGCATCCGGCTCGAGGTGGTCCGGCACGCCGAGGACGCCGACAAGCGGGCGGCCGTGGTCGACCAGGTCGCCGACCTCGACGGGGCGACGGTCGTCTACGTCGCCACCCGGGCCGAGACGACGGAGTACGCCGACGCGCTGGCTGCCCGCGGTCGTCGCGCACAGCCGTACCACGCGGGCATGCGGGTGGCGGAGCGGGAGTCGGTGCACACCGGCTTCCTGGACGGCGACGTCGACGTCGTGGTCGCGACGAGCGCCTTCGGCATGGGCATCGACAAGCCGGACGTCCGGTACGTCGTGCACGCCGACGTGCCGGAGTCGGTCGACGCCTACTACCAGGAGATCGGCCGGGCCGGGCGGGACGCCGAGCCCGCTCTCGCCACCCTGCACTACCGGGCCGAGGACTTCGGCCTGCGCACGTTCTTCGCGTCCGGCTCGCCCCGGCCCGCCTCGGTCCGCGCCGTCTTCGACGCCGTGCCGGCGACCGGCTCGATCCCCCGGTCGGCGATCGCCGAGGCCTCGGGCCTGACCGCCCGCACCGCCGGACGAGCGCTCAACGCCCTGCTCGACGCGGGAGCGCTCCGCGACGACGTCGACGGCGTCGCCCGGGTGCCGGACGGCCCGGACACGGCGGACCGCGCCGCGCGTGCCACGGCGGACCGTGCGGCAGAACGCGAGCGGGTCGAGGAGTCCCGGATCGCGATGATGCGCCAGCTGGCCGAGACCACCGGCTGCCGTCGACAGTTCCTGCTCGGGTACTTCGGCGACGAACTGCCGGAGCCCTGCGGCAACTGCGACACCTGCTCCTCCGGTTCGGCGCACGAGGCCGCGGCCCACGTGGCGGACGGCTCGAACGACGCCGCCTGGCCGCCGGACTCCCACGTGGAGCACGCCGAGTGGGGCACCGGTGTGGTCATGAGCACCGAGGAGGACCGCATCACGGTGTTCTTCGAGTCGGCGGGCTACCGCACGCTCGCGATCGCGGACGTCGAGGAACGCGGGCTGCTCGAGCGGGTCTGA